In one window of Macadamia integrifolia cultivar HAES 741 chromosome 2, SCU_Mint_v3, whole genome shotgun sequence DNA:
- the LOC122089205 gene encoding ABC transporter G family member 39-like isoform X2 has translation MDTSDLYRVASLSRSRNGSGIWNTTSEGVFPRSSHDEDDEEALIWAALQRLPTYDRVRKAILPGTDGEKMEVEVQNLSLQERKNLLDRLVRVVEEDNEKFLFKLKDRMERVGINNPTIEVRYEHLNVGAEAYIGSRGISTIINFSLNILEELFTSLRILSTRKKPLSVLHDLNGIIKPGRMALLLGPPGSGKTTLLLALAGKLDSELKVSGEITYNGHGMEEFVPQRTSAYIGQYDLHIGEMTVRETLAFSTRCQGVGTRYDMLTELSRREKEDNIKPDPDIDAYMKAASLEGQKENVVTDYILKILGLEVCADTLVGDEMRRGISGGQRKRVTTGEMIVGPAKALFMDEISTGLDSSTTYQIVNSLRQSTHILGGTTLIALLQPAPETYDLFDDILLLSEGQIVYQGPRNNVLEFFESMGFKCPERKGVADFLQEVTSRKDQAQYWVHKDQPYSHVSVKEFANAFQSFHVGQKLREELSTPFDKRKSHPAALTISKYGISKKELLKACFSREWLLMKRNSFVYIFKMAQLILVALITMTVFLRTNLKHNTLNDGTVFMGVLFFSINTLLFSGFAEIPMTIAKLPIFYKQRNLFYPSWVYALPPWILKIPISFMEVAIWVSMTYYVIGFDPNIQRMFRHYLILLLINQMASGLFRVVAVLGRKLVISNTLGAIVLLVVITLGGFILSRDDMKKWWIWGYWTSPLTYAQNALAVNEFLGHSWNHMQQPNSSETLGLQVLKSRGNFTSSSWLWIGALALIGFILVFNVIFILALAYLNPIGKYRPIISKEALKEKHANRTGEIDDGGQSSTGKGSISQSVETAGNDIKRSDIGGRSKGIEALEDGCQRKKGMVLPFSPLSITFDNVKYSVDMPQEMRAQGVPDDRLILLKGVSGSFRPGVLTALMGVTGAGKTTLMDVLAGRKTGGYIEGNITISGYPKKQETFARISGYCEQNDIHSPHVTVHESLLYSAWLRLPVEVDSNTRKMFIEEVMELVELKSVRGALVGLPGINGLSTEQRKRLTIAVELVASPSIIFMDEPTSGLDARAAAIVMRTVRNTVDTGRTVVCTIHQPSIDIFESFDELLLLKQGGEEIYVGPLGRHSFHLIKYFEGILGVPKIKDGYNPATWMLEVTTAAQEEILGINFAEIFKNSDLFRRNKSLIREHSIPAPLSKDLHFPTQYSQPLLTQCMACLWKQHKSYWRNPEYTAVRLLSTTVIALMFGSIFWNLGSKATRQQDLFNAMGSMYAAVLFIGIQNAASVQPVVDVERTVFYRERAAGMYSALPYALAQVLIEIPHIFIQTLIYGVLVYAMIDFDWTASKFIWYLFYMYFTFLYFTYYGMMAVGLTPNHAIASIVSAAFYTLWNLFAGFIIPPPRIPAWWRWYHWACPVWWSLYGLLTSQFGDIETQMDTSISVKDFLDDYFGFKYDSLGWIFAGIVGYTVLFAFVFAISIKVLNFQRR, from the exons ATGGACACCAGTGATCTTTACAGAGTTGCAAGTTTGAGTCGAAGTCGTAATGGCTCTGGAATCTGGAACACTACTAGTGAAGGTGTCTTTCCACGCTCTTCTCACGATGAAGACGATGAAGAAGCTCTAATATGGGCAGCTCTTCAGAGGCTGCCAACGTATGATCGTGTCAGGAAAGCTATACTCCCTGGAACTGATGGAGAGAAAATGGAAGTTGAAGTTCAGAACCTCAGTcttcaagaaagaaagaatttgtTAGATAGATTAGTAAGAGTTGTAGAGGAGGACAATGAGAAGTTCTTATTCAAGCTCAAGGATCGAATGGAGAG AGTGGGAATTAATAATCCAACAATAGAAGTTCGGTATGAACATCTGAACGTTGGCGCAGAAGCATACATAGGTAGTAGAGGCATATCTACAATCATAAACTTCTCTCTCAACATTCTAGAG GAGTTGTTCACCTCTCTTCGCATTCTTTCAACTAGAAAGAAACCACTATCAGTTCTTCATGACCTTAATGGAATCATCAAACCTGGGAG AATGGCTTTGCTTTTAGGTCCACCAGGGTCTGGGAAGACCACTCTGCTGTTAGCTTTGGCAGGAAAGCTGGATTCAGAGTTGAAG GTATCAGGGGAAATAACATACAATGGACATGGAATGGAAGAGTTTGTCCCACAGAGGACATCTGCCTACATTGGTCAATATGATCTTCATATTGGGGAGATGACAGTGAGAGAAACCTTGGCATTTTCCACGAGATGCCAAGGCGTAGGAACCCGTTATG ATATGTTGACAGAACTGTCCAGAAGGGAGAAGGAAGATAATATTAAGCCTGATCCAGATATTGATGCTTACATGAAG GCTGCATCGCTGGAGggacaaaaagaaaatgttGTTACAGACTACATTTTGAAG ATTTTGGGACTGGAAGTTTGTGCAGATACTTTGGTCGGGGATGAAATGAGAAGGGGTATCTCTGGAGGACAAAGAAAGCGTGTTACCACAG GTGAGATGATTGTAGGACCTGCAAAGGCCTTGTTCATGGACGAGATATCCACAGGCTTGGACAGCTCCACAACTTACCAGATTGTCAATTCTCTGAGACAGTCCAcccatattcttggtgggaccACACTAATCGCACTTCTTCAGCCAGCACCAGAAACTTATGACCTCTTTGATGACATACTTCTGCTCTCTGAAGGACAGATTGTCTACCAGGGTCCTCGCAACAATGTGCTTGAGTTCTTTGAATCGATGGGCTTCAAATGCCCCGAGAGAAAAGGGGTTGCAGACTTCTTGCAGGAA GTAACATCAAGAAAAGATCAAGCACAGTACTGGGTTCACAAAGATCAGCCATACTCCCATGTTTCTGTCAAGGAGTTTGCAAATGCATTCCAGTCATTCCATGTTGGCCAGAAGTTACGGGAGGAACTCAGCACTCCATTCGACAAGAGAAAGAGCCACCCAGCTGCATTAACAATTTCCAAGTATGGGATTAGCAAGAAAGAGTTGTTAAAAGCTTGCTTTTCAAGGGAATGGTTGCTTATGAAGAGGAACTCTTTCGTTTACATCTTCAAAATGGCGCAA CTTATTCTCGTAGCACTCATCACAATGACTGTGTTCCTGCGTACCAATTTGAAGCATAATACATTGAATGATGGGACAGTTTTTATGGGCGTTTTGTTCTTCTCAATCAACACTTTATTGTTTAGCGGATTCGCTGAGATCCCAATGACAATTGCAAAGCTTCCAATCTTTTACAAGCAAAGAAACCTTTTCTATCCTTCTTGGGTGTATGCACTGCCACCATGGATACTCAAGATCCCCATATCATTTATGGAGGTTGCCATATGGGTATCCATGACTTATTATGTCATTGGCTTTGATCCAAACATTCAAAG GATGTTTAGACATTATCTTATCCTCCTACTGATAAATCAGATGGCATCTGGACTATTTCGGGTGGTAGCAGTGCTTGGTAGGAAGTTGGTTATCTCAAATACGCTTGGAGCCATTGTGCTACTTGTGGTGATCACGCTAGGTGGATTCATCCTGTCAAGAG ATGACATGAAGAAATGGTGGATTTGGGGGTACTGGACTTCACCACTGACCTATGCTCAGAATGCACTTGCTGTCAACGAATTCCTTGGACATAGTTGGAACCAT ATGCAGCAGCCTAATTCAAGTGAAACGTTGGGACTTCAAGTATTGAAATCTCGTGGGAACTTCACCAGTTCGTCATGGCTTTGGATAGGGGCTTTAGCATTGATTGGGTTTATTCTTGTATTCAATGTCATTTTCATATTAGCACTTGCTTATCTTAACC CGATAGGAAAATATCGACCAATTATTTCCAAAGAGGCCCTGAAAGAGAAGCATGCCAATAGGACTGGAGAGATTGATGATGGAGGCCAATCATCGACAGGAAAGGGATCAATCAGTCAATCAGTGGAAACCG CAGGTAATGACATCAAAAGGAGTGATATAGGTGGACGATCAAAAGGAATAGAGGCCCTTGAAGATGGTTGTCAGAGAAAGAAGGGAATGGTTCTTCCATTTTCACCGCTTTCCATCACCTTTGATAATGTTAAATACTCTGTAGACATGCCACAG GAGATGAGAGCTCAAGGTGTTCCAGATGACAGATTGATTCTTCTGAAGGGTGTAAGTGGTAGTTTTCGGCCAGGAGTCCTTACAGCTCTAATGGGTGTCACTGGTGCTGGTAAGACTACTCTGATGGATGTGTTAGCTGGTAGGAAAACTGGTGGTTATATAGAAGGAAACATCACCATTTCTGGCTATCCCAAGAAACAGGAAACATTTGCTCGCATTTCAGGATACTGTGAACAGAATGATATCCACTCCCCGCATGTTACTGTCCACGAGTCTCTCCTCTATTCTGCATGGCTTCGATTACCTGTGGAAGTTGACTCCAATACTAGAAAG ATGTTTATTGAGGAGGTCATGGAACTTGTAGAGTTAAAATCTGTAAGAGGGGCACTAGTTGGGTTGCCGGGCATAAATGGTCTGTCCACTGAGCAGCGCAAGAGACTCACCATTGCTGTTGAGCTTGTCGCTAGTCCCTCTATAATATTTATGGATGAGCCTACCTCTGGACTTGATGCCAGGGCAGCTGCGATTGTGATGAGAACAGTAAGGAACACTGTGGACACAGGAAGAACTGTGGTTTGCACCATTCACCAGCCAAGCATTGACATATTTGAATCCTTTGATGAG CTCCTTCTATTGAagcaaggaggagaagaaatatATGTGGGTCCACTAGGCCGTCACTCTTTTCATCTGATAAAATATTTTGAG GGTATTCTTGGGGTCCCAAAGATAAAAGATGGCTATAACCCTGCAACATGGATGTTGGAGGTCACTACTGCAGCGCAAGAGGAGATTCTTGGGATCAACTTTGCTGAAATATTTAAGAACTCAGATCTCTTCCG GAGAAACAAGTCCTTGATTAGAGAACATAGTATACCCGCTCCTCTTTCAAAAGATCTTCACTTCCCCACTCAGTATTCTCAACCCCTTCTCACCCAGTGCATGGCATGCTTATGGAAACAGCACAAGTCTTACTGGAGGAATCCAGAATACACAGCTGTTCGACTTCTTTCCACCACCGTCATTGCCTTGATGTTTGGGTCAATTTTCTGGAATCTTGGATCAAAAGC GACTAGGCAACAAGATTTGTTCAATGCAATGGGTTCTATGTATGCTGCAGTTCTTTTCATAGGAATTCAAAATGCTGCATCAGTGCAACCAGTGGTGGATGTGGAGCGTACTGTCTTCTACAGGGAGAGGGCTGCTGGGATGTACTCTGCTTTACCATATGCATTGGCACAA GTTTTAATTGAGATTCCACACATCTTCATTCAGACTCTGATCTATGGGGTGCTAGTTTATGCcatgattgattttgattggaCAGCATCAAAGTTCATCTGGTACTTGTTCTACATGTACTTCACATTCTTATATTTCACATATTACGGGATGATGGCAGTTGGTTTGACACCCAACCACGCCATAGCTAGTATAGTTTCTGCTGCTTTCTACACGCTTTGGAATCTCTTTGCAGGCTTCATCATTCCACCACCA AGAATTCCTGCATGGTGGAGATGGTACCATTGGGCATGCCCAGTTTGGTGGAGCCTGTATGGACTTCTTACTTCACAGTTTGGAGACATTGAGACCCAAATGGACACAAGCATAAGTGTGAAGGACTTCTTAGACGATTACTTTGGATTCAAATATGACTCATTGGGCTGGATATTTGCAGGCATTGTTGGGTATACCGTGCTCTTTGCATTTGTATTTGCCATCTCAATTAAGGTACTTAACTtccaaagaagatga
- the LOC122093815 gene encoding pentatricopeptide repeat-containing protein At5g55740, chloroplastic codes for MASLPLPALSNPHFSHFKSTHTRKSLNLAKTHILNLHESEKTSQIPYKSYFHNISSLCKECRIHEAFAALTEMESENLPIGPEIYGELLQGCVYERALFTGQQIHSRLIKNGDFFSKNEYIETKLVVFYAKCLLSDFATDLFLRARKQNVFCWAAIIGLHCGVGSYQEAIFGFCQMLHNGVSPDNFVVPNALKACSALQLIGFGKGVHGYVLKMGLDYCVFVESSLIDMYGKCGVLEDARKVFDAMSERNAVAWNSMIVGYVQNGMNGETLKVFNEMRLQGIDPTRVTISSFLTASANLEALIEGRQAHAIAALSGLELDNILGTSLINFYSKVGSFKDAEIIFSRMVQKDVVTWNLLISSYVQDRQVDKALDMCCKMRLENLRFDSVTLTSVLSASVDLRNLELGKAAHCYCIRNNLESDMVVASSIVDMYAKCQRIGDARQVFDTTTQRDMVLWNTLISAYAEVGLIGETLKVFYQMQFEGVPPNLASWNSVILGFLRNGQVDEAKDMFSEMRSTGMLPNLITWTTLISGLAQNGHWNDAILFFQEMQSVGIQPNTVSIICMLSTCTDIVSLRYGRTIHGYIQRHELSSCISIATSLVDMYAKCGSINLAKRVFDTILRKELACYNAMISAYALHGQAAEALALFKKLQEEELEPDGITFTGVLSACSHAGMVDKGLQIFADMLPVYHVMPSIQHYGCVVSLLSQSGSLEEALRLIFAMPFDLDAKILGSLLFACTEHHEHKLGEYFSRRLFELEPDNSGNYVALSNIYATAGYWDKVSTLRDSMKEKGLRKNPGCSWIQIGSEIHVFIAGDGSHPQRKVIYETLAWLDGEIKLMGCTPMGNKAEVPPF; via the coding sequence AtggcttctcttcctcttcctgcTCTGTCAAATCCTCATTTCTCTCACTTCAAATCTACCCATACCAGGAAATCCCTCAATCTCGCCAAAACCCATATCCTCAATCTCCATGAAAGTGAGAAAACATCTCAGATTCCATACAAATCTTACTTTCACAACATCTCTTCTCTCTGCAAAGAATGCCGAATTCATGAAGCCTTTGCCGCTCTCACTGAAATGGAATCAGAAAATCTCCCCATCGGACCTGAAATTTACGGGGAACTCCTTCAGGGTTGCGTGTACGAACGAGCTCTCTTCACAGGTCAGCAAATTCACTCTCGTCTCATTAAAaatggtgacttcttctccaagaACGAGTACATTGAAACCAAATTGGTAGTTTTCTACGCAAAATGTCTACTTTCAGACTTTGCCACTGACTTGTTTCTCAGAGCCCGCAAACAGAATGTTTTCTGCTGGGCTGCCATAATTGGTTTGCACTGTGGAGTTGGTTCTTACCAAGAAGCTATATTTGGTTTCTGCCAAATGCTTCACAATGGGGTTTCCCCTGACAATTTCGTTGTCCCGAATGCCCTGAAAGCTTGTTCTGCTTTACAGTTGATTGGTTTTGGAAAAGGGGTACACGGGTATGTTTTGAAGATGGGTTTAGATTACTGTGTCTTTGTGGAAAGTAGTCTGATAGACATGTATGGCAAATGTGGGGTCTTGGAGGATGCTAGAAAGGTATTCGATGCCATGTCTGAGAGGAATGCTGTTGCTTGGAATTCTATGATTGTGGGCTATGTCCAAAATGGGATGAATGGGGAAACATTGAAGGTCTTTAATGAGATGAGATTGCAAGGCATCGACCCAACTCGAGTAACTATTTCAAGCTTCCTTACTGCGTCAGCAAATTTAGAAGCTCTTATTGAAGGTAGACAAGCCCATGCCATTGCAGCTTTAAGTGGATTGGAGTTGGATAATATCTTGGGCACATCTCTAATAAACTTCTATTCAAAAGTTGGTTCATTCAAAGATGCTGAGATAATTTTCAGTAGGATGGTTCAGAAAGACGTGGTGACCTGGAATTTGCTAATTTCCAGTTATGTGCAAGATCGGCAGGTAGACAAGGCCCTTGATATGTGCTGTAAGATGAGACTGGAGAACTTGAGGTTTGATTCTGTGACTCTAACATCTGTGCTGTCTGCTTCTGTTGATTTAAGAAACTTGGAGCTTGGTAAGGCAGCTCACTGTTACTGCATCAGGAACAACCTAGAATCTGATATGGTTGTCGCGAGTAGCATTGTGGATATGTATGCCAAGTGTCAGAGGATTGGCGATGCTAGACAGGTCTTCGACACCACGACACAGAGAGATATGGTCTTGTGGAATACATTGATTTCTGCCTATGCAGAGGTAGGTCTAATTGGTGAGACCCTGAAAGTGTTTTATCAGATGCAATTTGAAGGTGTGCCCCCAAATTTGGCATCATGGAATTCAGTTATTCTGGGATTTCTGAGAAATGGCCAAGTAGATGAGGCCAAAGACATGTTCTCAGAGATGAGGTCTACTGGCATGCTGCCCAACTTGATCACTTGGACTACTCTCATCTCTGGTTTAGCCCAAAACGGACATTGGAATGACGCAATCCTATTTTTCCAGGAAATGCAATCGGTGGGTATCCAACCCAATACTGTGAGTATCATCTGCATGCTATCAACTTGCACAGATATAGTGTCATTAAGGTATGGAAGAACTATTCATGGTTACATTCAAAGGCATGAGCTCTCCTCATGCATATCCATTGCAACCTCTCTTGTGGACATGTATGCTAAATGTGGAAGTATAAATCTAGCCAAGAGGGTTTTCGATACAATCTTAAGAAAGGAGTTGGCTTGCTACAACGCAATGATCTCAGCGTATGCTTTACATGGCCAAGCTGCAGAAGctcttgctctctttaaaaAGCTGCAGGAGGAAGAGCTGGAACCAGATGGGATCACCTTCACTGGTGTTTTATCAGCATGTAGCCATGCTGGGATGGTGGATAAAGGTCTTCAGATTTTTGCTGATATGCTGCCTGTATACCATGTGATGCCAAGTATTCAGCACTATGGTTGTGTGGTTAGTCTTCTCTCTCAGAGTGGTAGTTTAGAAGAAGCTCTAAGGCTCATCTTTGCAATGCCATTTGATCTTGATGCCAAGATATTAGGATCACTTCTTTTTGCTTGTACAGAACACCATGAACATAAACTCGGGGAATATTTTTCCAGACGCTTATTTGAACTGGAACCAGATAATTCAGGAAACTATGTGGCGCTTTCCAACATATATGCAACTGCAGGATATTGGGATAAGGTATCAACATTGAGAGATTCAATGAAAGAGAAAGGATTGAGAAAGAACCCTGGCTGCAGCTGGATTCAAATTGGAAGTGAAATCCATGTGTTTATCGCTGGTGATGGATCACACCCACAAAGAAAGGTTATTTATGAGACATTAGCTTGGTTGGATGGAGAAATTAAGTTAATGGGCTGTACTCCAATGGGTAACAAAGCTGAAGTTCCCCCTTTTTGA
- the LOC122089205 gene encoding ABC transporter G family member 39-like isoform X1, which produces MALLLGPPGSGKTTLLLALAGKLDSELKVSGEITYNGHGMEEFVPQRTSAYIGQYDLHIGEMTVRETLAFSTRCQGVGTRYDMLTELSRREKEDNIKPDPDIDAYMKAASLEGQKENVVTDYILKILGLEVCADTLVGDEMRRGISGGQRKRVTTGEMIVGPAKALFMDEISTGLDSSTTYQIVNSLRQSTHILGGTTLIALLQPAPETYDLFDDILLLSEGQIVYQGPRNNVLEFFESMGFKCPERKGVADFLQEVTSRKDQAQYWVHKDQPYSHVSVKEFANAFQSFHVGQKLREELSTPFDKRKSHPAALTISKYGISKKELLKACFSREWLLMKRNSFVYIFKMAQLILVALITMTVFLRTNLKHNTLNDGTVFMGVLFFSINTLLFSGFAEIPMTIAKLPIFYKQRNLFYPSWVYALPPWILKIPISFMEVAIWVSMTYYVIGFDPNIQRMFRHYLILLLINQMASGLFRVVAVLGRKLVISNTLGAIVLLVVITLGGFILSRDDMKKWWIWGYWTSPLTYAQNALAVNEFLGHSWNHMQQPNSSETLGLQVLKSRGNFTSSSWLWIGALALIGFILVFNVIFILALAYLNPIGKYRPIISKEALKEKHANRTGEIDDGGQSSTGKGSISQSVETGNDIKRSDIGGRSKGIEALEDGCQRKKGMVLPFSPLSITFDNVKYSVDMPQEMRAQGVPDDRLILLKGVSGSFRPGVLTALMGVTGAGKTTLMDVLAGRKTGGYIEGNITISGYPKKQETFARISGYCEQNDIHSPHVTVHESLLYSAWLRLPVEVDSNTRKMFIEEVMELVELKSVRGALVGLPGINGLSTEQRKRLTIAVELVASPSIIFMDEPTSGLDARAAAIVMRTVRNTVDTGRTVVCTIHQPSIDIFESFDELLLLKQGGEEIYVGPLGRHSFHLIKYFEGILGVPKIKDGYNPATWMLEVTTAAQEEILGINFAEIFKNSDLFRRNKSLIREHSIPAPLSKDLHFPTQYSQPLLTQCMACLWKQHKSYWRNPEYTAVRLLSTTVIALMFGSIFWNLGSKATRQQDLFNAMGSMYAAVLFIGIQNAASVQPVVDVERTVFYRERAAGMYSALPYALAQVLIEIPHIFIQTLIYGVLVYAMIDFDWTASKFIWYLFYMYFTFLYFTYYGMMAVGLTPNHAIASIVSAAFYTLWNLFAGFIIPPPRIPAWWRWYHWACPVWWSLYGLLTSQFGDIETQMDTSISVKDFLDDYFGFKYDSLGWIFAGIVGYTVLFAFVFAISIKVLNFQRR; this is translated from the exons ATGGCTTTGCTTTTAGGTCCACCAGGGTCTGGGAAGACCACTCTGCTGTTAGCTTTGGCAGGAAAGCTGGATTCAGAGTTGAAG GTATCAGGGGAAATAACATACAATGGACATGGAATGGAAGAGTTTGTCCCACAGAGGACATCTGCCTACATTGGTCAATATGATCTTCATATTGGGGAGATGACAGTGAGAGAAACCTTGGCATTTTCCACGAGATGCCAAGGCGTAGGAACCCGTTATG ATATGTTGACAGAACTGTCCAGAAGGGAGAAGGAAGATAATATTAAGCCTGATCCAGATATTGATGCTTACATGAAG GCTGCATCGCTGGAGggacaaaaagaaaatgttGTTACAGACTACATTTTGAAG ATTTTGGGACTGGAAGTTTGTGCAGATACTTTGGTCGGGGATGAAATGAGAAGGGGTATCTCTGGAGGACAAAGAAAGCGTGTTACCACAG GTGAGATGATTGTAGGACCTGCAAAGGCCTTGTTCATGGACGAGATATCCACAGGCTTGGACAGCTCCACAACTTACCAGATTGTCAATTCTCTGAGACAGTCCAcccatattcttggtgggaccACACTAATCGCACTTCTTCAGCCAGCACCAGAAACTTATGACCTCTTTGATGACATACTTCTGCTCTCTGAAGGACAGATTGTCTACCAGGGTCCTCGCAACAATGTGCTTGAGTTCTTTGAATCGATGGGCTTCAAATGCCCCGAGAGAAAAGGGGTTGCAGACTTCTTGCAGGAA GTAACATCAAGAAAAGATCAAGCACAGTACTGGGTTCACAAAGATCAGCCATACTCCCATGTTTCTGTCAAGGAGTTTGCAAATGCATTCCAGTCATTCCATGTTGGCCAGAAGTTACGGGAGGAACTCAGCACTCCATTCGACAAGAGAAAGAGCCACCCAGCTGCATTAACAATTTCCAAGTATGGGATTAGCAAGAAAGAGTTGTTAAAAGCTTGCTTTTCAAGGGAATGGTTGCTTATGAAGAGGAACTCTTTCGTTTACATCTTCAAAATGGCGCAA CTTATTCTCGTAGCACTCATCACAATGACTGTGTTCCTGCGTACCAATTTGAAGCATAATACATTGAATGATGGGACAGTTTTTATGGGCGTTTTGTTCTTCTCAATCAACACTTTATTGTTTAGCGGATTCGCTGAGATCCCAATGACAATTGCAAAGCTTCCAATCTTTTACAAGCAAAGAAACCTTTTCTATCCTTCTTGGGTGTATGCACTGCCACCATGGATACTCAAGATCCCCATATCATTTATGGAGGTTGCCATATGGGTATCCATGACTTATTATGTCATTGGCTTTGATCCAAACATTCAAAG GATGTTTAGACATTATCTTATCCTCCTACTGATAAATCAGATGGCATCTGGACTATTTCGGGTGGTAGCAGTGCTTGGTAGGAAGTTGGTTATCTCAAATACGCTTGGAGCCATTGTGCTACTTGTGGTGATCACGCTAGGTGGATTCATCCTGTCAAGAG ATGACATGAAGAAATGGTGGATTTGGGGGTACTGGACTTCACCACTGACCTATGCTCAGAATGCACTTGCTGTCAACGAATTCCTTGGACATAGTTGGAACCAT ATGCAGCAGCCTAATTCAAGTGAAACGTTGGGACTTCAAGTATTGAAATCTCGTGGGAACTTCACCAGTTCGTCATGGCTTTGGATAGGGGCTTTAGCATTGATTGGGTTTATTCTTGTATTCAATGTCATTTTCATATTAGCACTTGCTTATCTTAACC CGATAGGAAAATATCGACCAATTATTTCCAAAGAGGCCCTGAAAGAGAAGCATGCCAATAGGACTGGAGAGATTGATGATGGAGGCCAATCATCGACAGGAAAGGGATCAATCAGTCAATCAGTGGAAACCG GTAATGACATCAAAAGGAGTGATATAGGTGGACGATCAAAAGGAATAGAGGCCCTTGAAGATGGTTGTCAGAGAAAGAAGGGAATGGTTCTTCCATTTTCACCGCTTTCCATCACCTTTGATAATGTTAAATACTCTGTAGACATGCCACAG GAGATGAGAGCTCAAGGTGTTCCAGATGACAGATTGATTCTTCTGAAGGGTGTAAGTGGTAGTTTTCGGCCAGGAGTCCTTACAGCTCTAATGGGTGTCACTGGTGCTGGTAAGACTACTCTGATGGATGTGTTAGCTGGTAGGAAAACTGGTGGTTATATAGAAGGAAACATCACCATTTCTGGCTATCCCAAGAAACAGGAAACATTTGCTCGCATTTCAGGATACTGTGAACAGAATGATATCCACTCCCCGCATGTTACTGTCCACGAGTCTCTCCTCTATTCTGCATGGCTTCGATTACCTGTGGAAGTTGACTCCAATACTAGAAAG ATGTTTATTGAGGAGGTCATGGAACTTGTAGAGTTAAAATCTGTAAGAGGGGCACTAGTTGGGTTGCCGGGCATAAATGGTCTGTCCACTGAGCAGCGCAAGAGACTCACCATTGCTGTTGAGCTTGTCGCTAGTCCCTCTATAATATTTATGGATGAGCCTACCTCTGGACTTGATGCCAGGGCAGCTGCGATTGTGATGAGAACAGTAAGGAACACTGTGGACACAGGAAGAACTGTGGTTTGCACCATTCACCAGCCAAGCATTGACATATTTGAATCCTTTGATGAG CTCCTTCTATTGAagcaaggaggagaagaaatatATGTGGGTCCACTAGGCCGTCACTCTTTTCATCTGATAAAATATTTTGAG GGTATTCTTGGGGTCCCAAAGATAAAAGATGGCTATAACCCTGCAACATGGATGTTGGAGGTCACTACTGCAGCGCAAGAGGAGATTCTTGGGATCAACTTTGCTGAAATATTTAAGAACTCAGATCTCTTCCG GAGAAACAAGTCCTTGATTAGAGAACATAGTATACCCGCTCCTCTTTCAAAAGATCTTCACTTCCCCACTCAGTATTCTCAACCCCTTCTCACCCAGTGCATGGCATGCTTATGGAAACAGCACAAGTCTTACTGGAGGAATCCAGAATACACAGCTGTTCGACTTCTTTCCACCACCGTCATTGCCTTGATGTTTGGGTCAATTTTCTGGAATCTTGGATCAAAAGC GACTAGGCAACAAGATTTGTTCAATGCAATGGGTTCTATGTATGCTGCAGTTCTTTTCATAGGAATTCAAAATGCTGCATCAGTGCAACCAGTGGTGGATGTGGAGCGTACTGTCTTCTACAGGGAGAGGGCTGCTGGGATGTACTCTGCTTTACCATATGCATTGGCACAA GTTTTAATTGAGATTCCACACATCTTCATTCAGACTCTGATCTATGGGGTGCTAGTTTATGCcatgattgattttgattggaCAGCATCAAAGTTCATCTGGTACTTGTTCTACATGTACTTCACATTCTTATATTTCACATATTACGGGATGATGGCAGTTGGTTTGACACCCAACCACGCCATAGCTAGTATAGTTTCTGCTGCTTTCTACACGCTTTGGAATCTCTTTGCAGGCTTCATCATTCCACCACCA AGAATTCCTGCATGGTGGAGATGGTACCATTGGGCATGCCCAGTTTGGTGGAGCCTGTATGGACTTCTTACTTCACAGTTTGGAGACATTGAGACCCAAATGGACACAAGCATAAGTGTGAAGGACTTCTTAGACGATTACTTTGGATTCAAATATGACTCATTGGGCTGGATATTTGCAGGCATTGTTGGGTATACCGTGCTCTTTGCATTTGTATTTGCCATCTCAATTAAGGTACTTAACTtccaaagaagatga